In the genome of Actinomycetes bacterium, one region contains:
- the thrB gene encoding homoserine kinase: MNKKYLFSVRACASSANLGPGFDRAAIALNIFNRYRVAGFKAGFEVRDLRRGQPAAVEGSLMVKAIKHTLKTCGHSLEKGLAIDFEQDIIPGAGLGSSAAEIVGAIMITDRAYRLGLDAGSRLDIAQALEHHPDNVAAALGGGMVVCYRDKGRYHYQKVAVCPQLEILLFVPRSGVVTEKARHLIPQKIPVADATDNIANFCLLTEALKKGDLERAAIFIKDRIHQPYRSGIYPRSMELVNRLLDDYGIPAAISGSGPSVVAFFHRNIRLAEGLEFEGFNLIRTSIDFNGSMYY, translated from the coding sequence ATGAATAAAAAGTATCTGTTTTCGGTTAGGGCCTGCGCCAGCTCTGCCAATCTGGGGCCGGGTTTTGACCGGGCGGCTATAGCTTTAAACATTTTTAACCGGTACCGGGTTGCTGGTTTTAAGGCTGGATTTGAAGTGAGAGATTTAAGGCGGGGCCAGCCAGCTGCTGTTGAAGGCAGCCTGATGGTTAAAGCCATAAAGCATACCCTCAAAACATGCGGCCATAGTCTGGAGAAGGGGCTGGCAATAGATTTTGAGCAGGATATTATCCCCGGTGCAGGGTTGGGGAGCAGCGCTGCTGAGATAGTGGGGGCAATAATGATAACGGACCGGGCATACCGCCTGGGACTGGATGCCGGCAGCAGGCTGGATATAGCCCAGGCCCTGGAACATCATCCTGATAATGTGGCAGCAGCTCTGGGGGGAGGGATGGTGGTTTGTTACCGGGATAAGGGCCGGTATCATTACCAGAAGGTTGCTGTATGCCCCCAGCTTGAAATTCTTTTGTTTGTACCCCGGTCCGGGGTAGTAACCGAAAAAGCCAGGCACCTTATACCGCAAAAAATTCCGGTAGCTGATGCTACTGACAATATTGCCAATTTCTGCCTGTTAACCGAAGCTCTCAAGAAAGGGGATCTGGAGCGGGCTGCAATTTTTATCAAAGACAGGATTCACCAGCCTTACCGTTCAGGCATTTATCCCCGCTCCATGGAGCTGGTTAACCGGCTCCTTGATGATTATGGTATTCCTGCTGCCATAAGCGGTTCGGGGCCGTCGGTAGTTGCCTTTTTTCACCGGAACATCCGGTTGGCAGAAGGCCTGGAATTTGAGGGCTTTAACCTAATCCGGACCAGCATAGATTTTAATGGCAGTATGTACTATTGA
- a CDS encoding cofactor-independent phosphoglycerate mutase codes for MKYAVILMDGAAGYPLKQLQGKTCLQAARKVNIDYLAKRSLLGMVRTVPRGKAPGSDIANLSVMGYDPLVYHTGRSPLEAASMGIDLGQDQITFRCNLVTLGQAESYSKRQMIDHSAGEITTAESRKLIADLAAELESDGIRLYPGVSYRHIIVWDQGPVDIECTPPHDILGKEVTGYLPRGQSADLVLSMMEKSVEFLSSHPINMARQSEGKKPANSIWIWGQGTKPRLDSFYDKYGLQGAVISAVDLVKGIGICAGLEPVEVQGATGNLHTNFEGKAKAAVDQLKKTDFVYVHIEAPDECGHQGDFQGKIEAIERIDERVIGPIYSWLDSSRKDFKIMVLPDHPTPIALRTHTAEPVPFLIYNHQEKTGESGASYDEFWPAEYGMHIDEGHKLMDLLIGKKNE; via the coding sequence ATGAAATATGCAGTCATATTGATGGATGGAGCCGCCGGTTATCCCTTAAAGCAGCTGCAGGGTAAAACCTGTCTGCAGGCAGCCAGAAAGGTTAATATTGATTATCTGGCCAAGAGGAGCCTGCTGGGCATGGTTCGGACGGTACCCCGGGGTAAGGCTCCCGGCAGCGATATTGCCAACCTTTCGGTAATGGGCTATGATCCTTTAGTTTACCATACCGGAAGATCCCCCCTGGAAGCAGCCAGCATGGGTATAGACCTGGGCCAGGACCAAATTACTTTCCGCTGTAATCTGGTTACATTGGGCCAGGCAGAAAGTTATTCTAAAAGGCAGATGATAGATCACAGCGCAGGAGAAATAACTACCGCGGAATCCAGAAAACTTATAGCTGACCTGGCTGCAGAGCTGGAAAGCGACGGCATCAGGCTTTATCCGGGGGTTAGCTACCGGCATATAATAGTGTGGGACCAGGGGCCGGTGGATATAGAGTGCACTCCTCCCCATGATATACTGGGAAAGGAAGTGACCGGTTATTTGCCCCGGGGCCAGTCAGCGGACCTGGTCCTATCCATGATGGAAAAGAGTGTAGAATTTTTAAGCAGCCATCCTATAAATATGGCCAGGCAGTCTGAAGGCAAGAAGCCGGCTAATTCTATCTGGATATGGGGACAAGGCACAAAACCCAGGCTGGATTCTTTTTATGACAAATACGGGTTGCAGGGCGCAGTTATATCTGCGGTGGATTTGGTTAAGGGAATAGGAATATGTGCCGGGCTTGAGCCGGTAGAGGTTCAGGGAGCCACCGGCAATTTACATACCAATTTTGAAGGCAAGGCCAAGGCAGCCGTAGACCAGCTTAAAAAAACCGATTTTGTATATGTACATATCGAAGCTCCGGATGAATGCGGGCACCAGGGAGACTTCCAGGGCAAGATAGAAGCTATAGAACGAATAGATGAGCGGGTGATAGGGCCGATTTACAGCTGGCTTGATTCAAGCAGGAAAGATTTCAAGATTATGGTTTTACCCGATCATCCCACACCCATAGCTTTGCGGACCCATACCGCCGAGCCGGTTCCTTTCCTGATATATAACCATCAGGAAAAAACAGGTGAATCCGGCGCTTCCTATGATGAATTTTGGCCTGCCGAATACGGCATGCATATAGATGAAGGCCATAAGCTTATGGATTTACTTATAGGTAAAAAAAATGAATAA
- the thrC gene encoding threonine synthase, whose protein sequence is MKKGIGYRSTRGGEPVSCIQAILRGIAPDGGLYVPDRFPRFTGSLNRLAKLDYRQVAAEVMGAFFSDFSTAEIESVTEAAYDEKFDHPDFAPLVKKGDYYFLELFHGPTLAFKDMALSVLPHLVKLARDKQGRKEEMVILTATSGDTGKAALEGFADVPGTRIIVFYPRSGVSRIQELQMITQKGSNTHVVAIQGNFDDAQRGVKEVFSDAGFSKLACQNGFSFSSANSINIGRLIPQVVYYLYSYLKLLTNGDIGPEEDFNVCVPTGNFGNILAAYYARRSGVPIGRLICASNINNVLYDFINTGTYDSNRKLMLTSSPSMDILVSSNLERLLYHISVADYRLVAGLMDSLGKSGSYTITAKMKEGLSDFYPGFATEEETRQAIARAYNNLGYLIDTHTAVGFDVCLKYMARGGDRRKNVIVSTASPFKFPAAVLEAIGEKAEAADELELIGRLSEVTGVPVPESLKQLGQLPIRHKQVCSRDQIKQQISKLLGIEGG, encoded by the coding sequence ATGAAAAAGGGTATTGGCTACAGGAGTACCCGGGGCGGAGAGCCGGTTAGCTGTATCCAGGCCATACTAAGGGGTATTGCTCCAGACGGGGGCCTGTATGTGCCTGACCGCTTTCCCCGGTTTACGGGCAGCCTTAACCGTCTGGCCAAACTTGATTACCGCCAGGTGGCCGCTGAGGTTATGGGTGCCTTTTTCAGTGATTTCAGTACTGCTGAAATTGAGTCGGTGACAGAAGCTGCCTATGATGAAAAATTTGACCATCCTGATTTTGCCCCACTGGTAAAAAAGGGAGATTATTATTTCCTGGAACTGTTCCACGGCCCCACCCTGGCTTTCAAGGATATGGCTCTTTCAGTGTTGCCCCACCTGGTTAAACTGGCCCGGGACAAACAGGGCAGAAAAGAAGAAATGGTTATCCTTACCGCTACTTCCGGGGATACTGGAAAGGCTGCTTTGGAAGGGTTTGCAGATGTTCCGGGGACCAGGATCATTGTTTTTTATCCCCGTAGCGGGGTTAGCAGAATCCAGGAGCTGCAGATGATAACCCAGAAGGGGTCCAATACCCATGTGGTGGCTATCCAGGGCAATTTTGATGATGCCCAGAGGGGAGTAAAAGAGGTTTTTAGTGATGCTGGATTCAGCAAGCTGGCCTGCCAGAACGGTTTTTCTTTTTCTTCTGCCAATTCCATTAATATCGGCAGGCTTATTCCCCAGGTGGTTTATTACCTTTACTCTTACCTGAAACTGCTAACCAATGGTGATATCGGACCGGAAGAAGACTTTAATGTATGTGTTCCCACCGGAAATTTTGGCAATATACTGGCTGCCTATTATGCCAGAAGGTCAGGGGTGCCCATAGGCAGGCTCATATGTGCTTCCAATATAAATAATGTACTCTATGATTTTATAAATACCGGTACCTATGACAGTAACCGTAAGCTTATGCTTACCTCTTCTCCTTCCATGGACATACTGGTTTCCAGTAATCTGGAAAGGCTCCTTTACCATATAAGCGTAGCCGACTACAGGCTGGTGGCAGGGCTTATGGACAGCCTGGGTAAAAGCGGAAGCTATACCATAACCGCAAAGATGAAAGAGGGGCTTTCTGATTTTTATCCCGGTTTTGCTACCGAAGAAGAAACCAGGCAGGCTATCGCCAGGGCCTATAATAATCTGGGTTACCTTATAGATACCCATACTGCAGTAGGTTTTGATGTATGCCTGAAATATATGGCCAGGGGCGGGGACCGAAGAAAGAATGTTATTGTATCTACTGCCAGCCCTTTCAAGTTCCCGGCAGCGGTGCTTGAAGCTATTGGAGAAAAAGCGGAAGCTGCCGATGAGCTGGAGCTTATTGGCAGACTGTCGGAAGTTACCGGGGTACCTGTGCCTGAAAGCTTGAAACAGCTGGGCCAGCTGCCCATAAGGCATAAACAGGTTTGCAGCAGAGACCAGATAAAGCAACAGATTTCAAAGCTGCTGGGTATTGAGGGTGGATAA
- a CDS encoding homoserine dehydrogenase: MKNNDWQPVNIGMIGFGYIASGVYSLITNQAEYIAKKIGKRLNVVRIAEKDRNKLKDIPGLSSVKVSTDANDILQDDSIDIVVELIGGIVPAYDFVSKALSGGKYVVTANKDLIANKGKKLYEMAQSSNVDILFEASVGGGIPIIGPMKSSLASNNIHKIVGVVNGTTNYILTRMEKEGLSFADALKMAQDLGYAEKANPSADIEGYDAACKLAILSSIAFNSRVVMDDVYREGITSITIDDIRNAEEMGYRIKLLAIGEEKEGRISAKVHPALIPANHILASIEDTYNAVYVYGNYVGEIMSYGRGAGDRPTASSVVGDIIKIARNLDRENKGPIYGCSCFEEKKIKPIDDDISKFYLLVDVEDRPGVLAKIARVFGDNSVSIKSMIQKQSDKQHTARLIFITHEVLNKNLYKSISQVSNLDVVNKVLNVIRVEDLS, encoded by the coding sequence ATGAAAAATAATGATTGGCAGCCGGTTAATATAGGAATGATAGGTTTTGGCTACATTGCCAGCGGGGTTTATTCACTGATAACCAACCAGGCTGAATATATAGCTAAAAAAATTGGCAAAAGGCTGAATGTAGTACGGATAGCAGAAAAGGACAGAAATAAGCTTAAGGATATCCCCGGCTTATCTTCGGTCAAGGTTTCCACCGATGCCAATGATATACTGCAGGATGACAGTATTGATATCGTGGTGGAGCTGATAGGGGGCATTGTGCCTGCCTATGATTTTGTTTCCAAGGCCCTTAGCGGGGGAAAATATGTGGTAACCGCCAACAAGGATTTGATTGCCAATAAGGGAAAGAAACTTTATGAGATGGCCCAGTCCTCTAATGTGGATATACTGTTTGAAGCCAGTGTTGGTGGCGGAATACCTATTATCGGGCCCATGAAATCTTCCCTTGCTTCCAATAATATCCACAAGATTGTGGGGGTGGTAAACGGAACCACCAATTATATACTCACCAGGATGGAGAAGGAGGGCCTGTCTTTTGCCGATGCTCTGAAGATGGCCCAGGACCTGGGTTATGCTGAAAAGGCCAATCCCTCTGCGGATATAGAGGGTTACGATGCAGCCTGCAAGCTGGCTATCCTGTCTTCAATAGCCTTTAATTCCAGGGTAGTTATGGATGATGTCTACCGGGAAGGAATTACTTCCATCACCATAGATGATATACGGAACGCGGAGGAAATGGGCTACAGGATAAAGCTGCTGGCCATAGGTGAAGAAAAAGAGGGCAGGATAAGCGCCAAGGTGCACCCGGCATTGATTCCGGCAAACCATATACTGGCCTCCATAGAAGATACCTATAATGCGGTATATGTGTACGGCAATTATGTGGGGGAGATAATGAGCTATGGAAGAGGCGCTGGTGACAGGCCTACTGCCAGCTCGGTAGTGGGGGATATTATAAAGATAGCCCGAAACCTGGACCGGGAAAATAAAGGCCCGATTTATGGCTGCAGCTGTTTTGAAGAGAAGAAGATAAAGCCTATTGATGATGATATCAGCAAGTTTTATCTGCTGGTTGATGTAGAGGACAGGCCTGGCGTGCTGGCCAAGATCGCCCGGGTGTTCGGGGATAATTCGGTAAGCATTAAATCCATGATACAGAAGCAGTCGGATAAGCAGCATACCGCCCGGCTTATATTTATTACCCATGAAGTGTTAAACAAAAACCTTTATAAGTCCATAAGCCAGGTGTCCAACCTGGATGTGGTGAATAAGGTATTAAATGTAATCAGGGTAGAGGATCTAAGCTGA
- the lysA gene encoding diaminopimelate decarboxylase: protein MLLPITSTVDDTGMLHIAGCSAKSLQEKYGTPVYIMDVATIKEQCSQYRSSFDFDDLESEIIYASKAFSSIAICQLIAEQGLSIDVSTGGELFVALESGFDPARIYFHGNNKSLQEIQYGLESNVGTFVVDNLDELEQLASLADKQQKKQDIFLRITPGIKASTHEYIQTGKIESKFGFGIHKSIASQAVKKALEYGSLNLVGLHSHIGSQIFNLSSYEKLIDVMLKFIHSVNTTMGAGIAELNIGGGLGISYTRQDKPPAISEFADLVHNAVSRYGARHGVKLKKIYLEPGRSIVGNAGITLYEAGTIKHIPHVKNYISVDGGMSDNIRPILYQARYDAFLAERMNDRFPSATYTIVGKHCESGDILIEGIDLPIINKGDLIAITATGAYCYSMASNYNGQTKSAVVAVEDGQSWPWIERQSYQDLVAHNKELYEK from the coding sequence ATGTTGTTACCTATAACCAGTACTGTAGATGATACAGGAATGCTGCATATAGCAGGCTGCAGCGCAAAAAGCCTGCAGGAAAAATATGGCACCCCTGTCTATATTATGGATGTGGCTACTATAAAGGAGCAATGTTCTCAGTACAGGTCCAGCTTTGATTTTGATGACTTGGAGTCAGAGATTATTTATGCTTCCAAGGCTTTTAGCAGTATTGCCATATGCCAGCTTATAGCTGAACAGGGACTCAGCATTGATGTGTCTACGGGAGGAGAGCTTTTTGTAGCTCTGGAAAGCGGTTTTGATCCGGCCAGGATTTATTTTCACGGTAATAACAAATCTTTGCAGGAGATACAGTACGGGCTGGAAAGTAATGTGGGGACGTTTGTAGTAGATAACCTGGATGAACTGGAGCAGCTGGCCAGTCTGGCCGATAAACAGCAGAAAAAACAGGATATCTTCTTAAGGATAACTCCGGGCATCAAAGCCTCTACCCATGAATATATTCAGACCGGAAAAATTGAATCCAAGTTTGGTTTTGGCATCCATAAGTCTATTGCCAGCCAGGCGGTTAAGAAGGCTCTGGAGTACGGCAGCCTTAATCTGGTAGGATTGCACAGCCATATCGGATCCCAGATCTTTAATCTATCCAGCTATGAAAAGCTTATAGATGTAATGCTTAAGTTTATACATTCTGTAAACACCACTATGGGTGCCGGTATAGCAGAGTTAAATATCGGGGGAGGCCTGGGAATAAGCTACACCCGTCAGGACAAGCCTCCGGCAATAAGCGAATTTGCCGATTTGGTGCATAATGCAGTAAGCAGGTATGGAGCCAGACATGGGGTAAAATTGAAGAAAATATATCTGGAACCGGGGAGATCCATAGTGGGCAATGCCGGGATTACCCTGTATGAGGCGGGAACTATTAAGCATATTCCCCATGTAAAGAACTATATCTCGGTTGACGGGGGGATGTCGGATAATATAAGGCCCATTCTCTACCAGGCCAGATATGATGCTTTCCTGGCAGAACGGATGAACGACAGGTTTCCTTCCGCTACCTATACCATAGTGGGCAAACACTGCGAGAGCGGTGATATACTGATAGAAGGCATTGATTTGCCAATTATAAATAAAGGTGATTTAATTGCAATTACAGCCACCGGTGCATATTGTTATTCTATGGCCAGCAATTACAACGGACAGACCAAAAGTGCGGTGGTGGCGGTAGAAGACGGCCAGAGCTGGCCCTGGATTGAAAGGCAGTCTTACCAGGATTTGGTAGCACATAATAAGGAGCTTTATGAAAAATAA
- the argS gene encoding arginine--tRNA ligase, whose translation MIIKDLSSRLSRYIGQMEAEGTEEVLDSVTIGVPKNRKFGDLFTNAAMVLAKPLRKNPMLIADQMIEQLEPVWEQAENMEVVKPGFINFRLKDEFIKSRLADIGRLTGDYGRNREGDSVKVNIEYVSSNPTGNLHIGHGRWGVLGDVLARLYAANGYQVTREYYVNDYGTQIQKFGQCAVSLYRSHFGQECVYPEDGYPREAVLRVVESIIEKQGSRFLEDIKDLEKSAVDAMVGAIRDTLSSMGVDFDVWFKESSLYQDKNFEKVIDKLEKKDLAYSSEGALWFRSSDYGDEKDRVIVRKEGQPTYFASDIMYLMNKAERGFDRLFYILGADHHGYVDRLKATARALGLQKAELNIIIGQLVRLVKSGKPVKMSRRKGKVYTLSDLIDEVGRDAVRYFFAANSFDTPMDFDIDLAKQKSNQNPVFYVQYAHARIESILDKVGRELSMEDIDSGMIDFSSETEREIAKKLIFFPDEVYNGCVNNAPYFLTQYLYGLASDFHYFYNHYRIMEGEKINTRRLALVLLTKQVLVNGLDMLGISAPSKM comes from the coding sequence TTGATTATAAAGGATTTGTCCTCACGGCTTTCCCGTTATATAGGACAAATGGAAGCTGAAGGCACCGAAGAGGTACTGGATTCGGTAACCATAGGTGTTCCCAAGAATAGAAAATTCGGGGACCTGTTTACCAATGCAGCCATGGTGCTGGCCAAACCTTTAAGAAAAAACCCGATGCTTATAGCCGATCAGATGATTGAACAGCTGGAGCCGGTATGGGAACAGGCAGAAAATATGGAGGTGGTCAAGCCGGGCTTTATAAATTTCAGGCTTAAGGATGAGTTTATAAAATCCAGGCTGGCAGATATCGGCAGGCTGACCGGCGATTATGGACGAAACCGGGAGGGAGATTCGGTAAAGGTAAATATTGAATATGTAAGCTCCAACCCTACCGGGAACCTTCACATCGGCCACGGCAGGTGGGGGGTTCTGGGGGATGTGCTGGCCCGGCTCTATGCAGCTAACGGATACCAGGTAACCAGGGAATACTATGTAAATGATTATGGTACCCAGATACAGAAATTTGGGCAGTGTGCAGTCAGTCTGTACCGCAGCCATTTTGGGCAGGAGTGTGTTTATCCTGAAGATGGTTATCCCCGCGAGGCGGTACTCAGGGTGGTAGAATCCATTATTGAGAAGCAGGGAAGCCGGTTTCTGGAAGATATTAAAGACCTGGAAAAGTCGGCGGTGGATGCCATGGTGGGCGCCATCAGGGATACTCTTTCCAGCATGGGGGTAGATTTTGATGTATGGTTTAAGGAAAGCAGTCTGTACCAGGACAAAAATTTTGAGAAGGTTATAGATAAATTAGAAAAAAAAGATCTGGCTTACAGCAGCGAGGGCGCATTGTGGTTCAGGTCCAGCGACTATGGCGATGAAAAGGACCGGGTCATTGTGAGGAAGGAAGGGCAGCCCACCTATTTTGCTTCGGATATCATGTACCTTATGAACAAGGCGGAACGCGGGTTTGACCGTTTATTCTATATACTGGGAGCCGATCATCATGGATATGTGGACCGGCTGAAGGCTACAGCCCGGGCGCTGGGGCTACAGAAGGCAGAGCTCAATATCATTATCGGGCAGCTGGTAAGATTGGTTAAGAGCGGAAAACCGGTTAAGATGTCCAGGCGCAAGGGCAAGGTTTATACCCTTTCCGACCTTATAGATGAAGTGGGCAGGGATGCGGTGAGGTACTTTTTTGCTGCCAATTCATTTGATACCCCTATGGATTTTGATATAGATCTGGCCAAGCAGAAATCCAATCAGAATCCGGTTTTTTATGTGCAGTATGCCCATGCCAGGATAGAAAGCATACTGGATAAGGTAGGCAGGGAGCTGTCAATGGAAGATATAGACAGCGGTATGATTGATTTCAGCTCGGAAACCGAGAGGGAAATTGCCAAAAAACTGATATTTTTTCCGGATGAAGTATATAACGGGTGCGTAAATAATGCCCCTTATTTTCTAACCCAGTACCTTTATGGTCTGGCTTCCGATTTTCACTACTTTTATAACCATTACCGGATTATGGAGGGTGAAAAGATTAATACCCGGAGGCTGGCACTGGTGCTTTTAACCAAGCAGGTACTGGTAAATGGACTGGATATGCTGGGCATCAGCGCGCCATCTAAAATGTAA
- a CDS encoding stage 0 sporulation family protein — protein MKPCIGIIFRENGRIHYYDCNSICVEVGDKVICHVDDSIEIGEVASPPQDIDEEGFPEPLTKVIRKATHYDLSVDEINKNKEAEGNKKFEQLASKYKLPMKLVDVHVMFDKSKMIFYFTSEKRVDFRDMVKELASTFKMRIELRQIGVRDEAKIIGGLGPCGRKLCCKSFLSDFDSISIKMAKDQNLPLNPLKISGICGRLMCCLKYEYEDYEKFMDNAPERGTRVMVEQKEGYICGYEPLKDSVIVEMDNNNRKTVPLDQITIIGKAPYSGDRTED, from the coding sequence ATGAAGCCATGTATAGGCATAATATTTAGGGAAAACGGCAGGATACATTATTATGACTGCAACAGCATATGTGTGGAAGTAGGGGATAAAGTAATTTGCCATGTTGATGATTCCATAGAAATAGGAGAGGTAGCCAGCCCTCCCCAGGATATAGACGAGGAAGGCTTTCCCGAGCCCCTGACCAAGGTTATAAGGAAGGCCACCCATTACGATCTTTCCGTGGATGAAATAAATAAGAACAAGGAGGCGGAAGGCAATAAAAAATTTGAGCAGCTGGCCTCCAAGTACAAACTGCCCATGAAGCTGGTGGATGTTCACGTGATGTTTGATAAAAGCAAGATGATCTTCTATTTTACCTCGGAGAAGAGGGTGGATTTCAGGGATATGGTAAAGGAACTGGCCTCTACCTTTAAGATGCGTATAGAGCTAAGGCAGATCGGGGTAAGGGATGAAGCCAAAATAATCGGGGGGCTGGGGCCCTGCGGAAGGAAACTCTGCTGCAAGAGTTTCCTGTCCGATTTTGATTCCATATCCATCAAGATGGCCAAGGACCAGAACCTGCCCCTTAATCCCTTGAAGATTTCCGGTATTTGCGGCAGGCTGATGTGCTGCCTTAAATACGAGTATGAAGATTATGAAAAATTTATGGATAATGCTCCCGAGAGGGGAACCAGGGTAATGGTGGAACAGAAGGAAGGCTACATCTGTGGCTATGAGCCCCTGAAGGACTCGGTTATTGTAGAGATGGATAATAATAACCGTAAAACGGTTCCCCTGGACCAGATTACGATTATAGGCAAAGCACCTTACAGCGGAGACCGCACTGAAGATTAA
- the tmk gene encoding dTMP kinase, with protein MKDKDKGWFITFEGLDGSGKSTQINMAEKYLQSRGFEVVSTFEPGGTPIGDKIRKILLDRDNDGMCDKTEICLFLASRAQLVSQVIKPALSEKKIVLCDRFFDSSVAYQGFARGLGADEILELSLWATGGLVPDLTFLLTVDMSHSEARKKERGSRQDRLESQKDDFKQQVHEGYLEMAVQFRNRFTVIDGTRSVDEVFELVREKLDEIVG; from the coding sequence ATGAAAGATAAAGACAAGGGTTGGTTTATAACATTTGAGGGCCTGGACGGCTCCGGCAAGAGCACCCAGATAAACATGGCCGAAAAATACCTTCAGTCCAGGGGTTTTGAGGTGGTATCTACTTTTGAGCCCGGAGGCACTCCTATAGGGGATAAAATCCGCAAGATTCTTCTGGACCGGGATAATGACGGTATGTGTGATAAGACCGAGATATGCTTATTTTTAGCTTCCAGGGCCCAGCTGGTATCCCAGGTTATAAAGCCGGCTTTAAGTGAGAAAAAAATAGTGCTGTGTGACCGGTTTTTTGATTCATCGGTGGCCTATCAGGGATTTGCCAGGGGACTGGGCGCGGACGAGATACTGGAGCTGAGCCTGTGGGCTACCGGAGGCCTGGTGCCTGACCTGACTTTTCTGCTGACCGTGGATATGTCCCATTCGGAGGCAAGGAAAAAGGAAAGAGGGTCTAGGCAGGACCGCCTGGAGTCACAGAAAGATGATTTCAAGCAGCAGGTACATGAGGGTTATCTGGAGATGGCGGTCCAGTTCAGGAACCGTTTTACAGTCATAGACGGAACCAGGAGCGTAGATGAGGTTTTCGAACTGGTCAGGGAAAAGTTAGATGAAATTGTTGGATAA